A genomic region of Pseudomonas migulae contains the following coding sequences:
- the hmpA gene encoding NO-inducible flavohemoprotein → MLSVQDRAIVKSTVPLLESGGEALITHFYRMMLSEYPEVRPLFNQAHQASGDQPRALANGVLMYARHIDQLDQLGDLVAKIINKHVALQILPEHYPIVGTCLLRAISEVLGDEIATPEVMSAWGAAYGQLAEILIGAETSIYDQKEQAPGGWRGARAFIVAAKVEESAEITSFYFEPADKGPILAAEPGQYIGMKLILDGEEIRRNYSLSALANKGQYRISVKRENGGRASNHLHDQLHVGSSIQLFPPSGEFTLTDSDKPLVLISGGVGITPTLAMLEAALETQRPVHFIHCARNGSVHAFRDWIDGLAERHPQLKRFYCYAEDDGVSPAADKVGLLSQEQLGEWLPQQRDLDAYFLGPKGFMAAVKRHLKALGVPEKQSRYEFFGPASALE, encoded by the coding sequence ATGCTCAGCGTTCAAGACCGTGCAATCGTCAAATCCACCGTGCCGTTGCTGGAAAGCGGCGGCGAAGCATTGATCACGCATTTCTACCGCATGATGCTCTCCGAATACCCGGAAGTCCGCCCACTGTTCAACCAGGCGCACCAGGCCAGCGGTGATCAACCCCGCGCCCTGGCCAACGGCGTGTTGATGTATGCGCGCCACATCGATCAGCTCGATCAGTTGGGCGATCTGGTGGCCAAGATCATCAACAAGCACGTGGCCCTGCAAATTCTTCCGGAACACTACCCGATTGTCGGCACCTGCCTGCTGCGGGCGATTTCCGAAGTGCTGGGCGACGAGATTGCCACGCCGGAAGTGATGAGTGCCTGGGGCGCAGCCTATGGTCAACTGGCCGAAATCCTGATCGGCGCCGAAACCAGCATCTACGACCAGAAAGAACAGGCACCGGGCGGCTGGCGCGGTGCGCGGGCATTCATCGTCGCGGCCAAGGTCGAGGAAAGCGCGGAAATCACCTCGTTCTACTTCGAACCGGCGGACAAAGGCCCGATCCTCGCGGCTGAACCCGGCCAGTACATCGGCATGAAACTGATCCTCGATGGCGAAGAGATTCGTCGTAACTATTCGCTGTCAGCCCTGGCGAACAAAGGCCAGTACCGCATCAGCGTCAAGCGTGAAAACGGTGGGCGTGCCTCGAACCATCTGCACGATCAACTTCACGTCGGCTCCAGCATTCAGCTGTTCCCGCCATCGGGCGAATTCACCCTGACCGACAGCGACAAACCGTTGGTGCTGATCAGTGGCGGCGTCGGCATCACCCCGACCCTGGCCATGCTCGAAGCGGCGCTGGAAACCCAGCGGCCGGTGCATTTTATCCACTGCGCACGCAACGGCAGCGTCCACGCCTTCCGCGACTGGATTGATGGATTGGCCGAGCGTCACCCGCAACTCAAGCGCTTCTATTGCTACGCTGAGGACGATGGAGTCAGTCCGGCAGCGGACAAGGTCGGGTTGTTGAGTCAGGAACAACTGGGCGAATGGTTGCCGCAGCAGCGCGATCTGGATGCGTACTTCCTGGGGCCTAAAGGCTTCATGGCGGCGGTGAAGCGTCACCTGAAAGCCTTGGGTGTGCCGGAGAAGCAAAGCCGTTACGAGTTCTTCGGCCCGGCTTCGGCGCTGGAATAA
- a CDS encoding helix-turn-helix transcriptional regulator has product MNAPVKDPALDNFRAIADAIATLFFPHAEVVLHDLRTQKVDYIANNLSKREVGDDSALEDMLSDDISERNIGPYEKLNWDGQKIRSLSSVLRDSNGHPLAVLCINLNISLFENAKAALDLFLSPSKLIPQPDSLFRDDWQERINTFLHGWLRERQLSLNLLTRDHKRELVLALHAEGAFKGKSASNYVANVLNMGRATVYKHLKELKG; this is encoded by the coding sequence ATGAACGCACCTGTAAAAGACCCGGCCCTGGACAACTTCCGCGCGATCGCCGACGCCATCGCCACGTTGTTCTTTCCCCACGCCGAGGTGGTGCTGCACGATTTGCGCACACAGAAAGTCGATTACATCGCCAATAACCTGTCGAAACGGGAAGTCGGTGACGATTCCGCGCTGGAAGACATGCTCAGCGATGACATCAGCGAACGAAACATCGGCCCGTACGAAAAGCTCAATTGGGATGGTCAGAAGATTCGCAGCCTGAGCAGCGTCTTGCGCGACAGCAACGGTCATCCGCTGGCCGTTCTGTGCATCAATCTGAATATTTCGCTGTTCGAAAACGCCAAGGCCGCGCTGGATCTGTTCCTGTCGCCGAGCAAACTGATCCCGCAACCGGATTCACTGTTTCGTGATGACTGGCAGGAGAGGATCAACACCTTCCTCCACGGCTGGCTGCGCGAACGTCAGCTGAGCCTGAACCTGCTGACCCGCGACCATAAACGCGAACTGGTGCTGGCCCTGCACGCCGAAGGCGCGTTCAAGGGCAAAAGCGCTTCCAACTATGTGGCGAACGTGCTGAACATGGGACGGGCGACGGTGTACAAACACCTGAAGGAATTGAAGGGCTGA
- a CDS encoding NAD(P)/FAD-dependent oxidoreductase, which yields MSQADFIIIGGGIAGASTGFWLSQHARVIVLERESHPAYHSTGRSAALFTAAYGTPQVRALTQASRDFFDAPPAGFCEHPLLTPRGEMTVDFTGDPTELNNQYLSAKATVPEMQLLSADEACARLPILRREKVHGAIYDPTASDIDTDALHQGYLRGIRRNKGEVHTDSEVLSLTRDAEGVWQVQTNSQTFSAPVIINAAGAWADKIGELAGARPLGLQPKRRAAFIFAGPEGVDIHHWPMLVSLDESFYMKPDAGMFLGSPANADPVEPHDVQPEELDIAMGIYQIEEATTLTIRRPTRTWAGLRSFVADGDLLSGFDLQVPGLFWVAAQGGYGIQTSPAMGQASAALVRGEPLPEQLSRFGLDAAMLSPARLG from the coding sequence ATGAGCCAGGCAGATTTCATCATCATCGGCGGCGGGATTGCCGGCGCTTCCACCGGTTTCTGGCTGTCGCAGCATGCCCGGGTGATTGTGCTCGAACGCGAATCCCATCCGGCCTATCACTCCACCGGACGTTCCGCCGCGCTGTTCACCGCGGCTTATGGCACACCGCAAGTCCGGGCACTGACCCAGGCCAGCCGCGATTTCTTCGACGCCCCACCCGCCGGGTTTTGCGAACACCCGCTGCTGACTCCACGCGGCGAGATGACCGTGGATTTCACCGGCGACCCGACCGAGCTGAACAATCAATACCTCAGCGCCAAAGCCACGGTGCCGGAGATGCAACTGCTCAGCGCCGACGAAGCCTGCGCGCGCCTGCCGATCCTGCGCCGGGAAAAAGTCCACGGCGCGATCTACGACCCGACCGCCAGCGACATCGACACCGATGCTTTGCACCAGGGTTACCTGCGCGGCATCCGTCGCAATAAAGGTGAAGTGCACACCGACAGCGAAGTCCTGAGCCTGACCCGCGATGCCGAGGGTGTGTGGCAGGTGCAAACCAACAGTCAAACCTTCAGCGCCCCGGTCATCATCAACGCCGCCGGTGCCTGGGCCGACAAGATCGGCGAACTGGCCGGCGCACGACCGCTGGGTCTGCAACCGAAGCGCCGTGCGGCGTTCATCTTCGCCGGGCCGGAAGGCGTGGACATCCACCATTGGCCGATGCTGGTCAGCCTCGACGAGTCGTTCTACATGAAGCCCGACGCCGGCATGTTCCTCGGCTCACCGGCCAACGCCGACCCGGTCGAACCCCACGACGTGCAGCCTGAAGAACTGGACATCGCGATGGGCATCTACCAGATCGAAGAAGCCACGACCCTGACCATCCGCCGTCCGACCCGCACCTGGGCCGGCCTGCGCAGCTTCGTGGCCGACGGCGATTTGCTGTCCGGTTTCGATCTGCAGGTGCCGGGCTTGTTCTGGGTCGCGGCGCAAGGCGGTTATGGCATCCAGACCTCGCCTGCCATGGGTCAGGCCAGCGCCGCACTGGTGCGCGGCGAACCCTTGCCCGAGCAACTCTCGCGTTTCGGCCTCGATGCCGCAATGCTCTCCCCCGCTCGCCTGGGCTGA